Genomic segment of Pseudothermotoga hypogea DSM 11164 = NBRC 106472:
CACAGACGTGCCTGGGCAAACTTCATCGCGGCCGCATAGAGATCCTTATTCTTTGTCACGAACGTTCCTATTCTCGCACCGCAGGCGCTGTACCTCTTCGAAATGCTATCGACCACGATCGTTCTGTTCGATATCTCTTCGAAGGTCAGCATGGAAACGGCCCTGTAATTGTCGAAGACGAACTCTCTGTAAACTTCATCGGAGATGATGAAGAGGTCCTTTTCGATTGCAACCTCTATGATGGTCTTCAACTGTGCTTCGTCGTACACCGCCCCCGTCGGATTGCATGGATTTGAGAAAATTATGGCCTTCGTTCTGTATCCTATGACTTCGAAGAATTTTTCTTTCTTCGGTACAGCGTATCCATCCTCTGGATACGTTCGAACCGGTACAAGTTTTATTCCAAGCTGATGGGCAAAACCTGCGTAGTTTGCGTAGAACGGTTCGAGAACGACGATCTCGTCACCCGGATCGGCGACGACCGACATGGCGAAGATCACAGCCTCGCTACCGCCGTTGGTGACGATGATCTGTGAGGGACTGACCGATACGCCGAATTTCGCGTAATATCGTGCGAAGGCTTCTCTCAGTTCCATTAAACCCGCTGAGTGTGTGTAGGCCACGACAGAAGGTTTGTACTTCTCTGCGTATTCGAAATAC
This window contains:
- a CDS encoding pyridoxal phosphate-dependent aminotransferase translates to MQLSKRAVEVPASPIRRLIPYAEEAVRRGKKIYYLNIGQPDIPTPAVYFEYAEKYKPSVVAYTHSAGLMELREAFARYYAKFGVSVSPSQIIVTNGGSEAVIFAMSVVADPGDEIVVLEPFYANYAGFAHQLGIKLVPVRTYPEDGYAVPKKEKFFEVIGYRTKAIIFSNPCNPTGAVYDEAQLKTIIEVAIEKDLFIISDEVYREFVFDNYRAVSMLTFEEISNRTIVVDSISKRYSACGARIGTFVTKNKDLYAAAMKFAQARLCPSMTSQYGTIGLLTLDETYTEQVRLEYQARRDVVYEELSKIEGAVFRKPHGAFYIAAKLPIDNTENFVKFMLSEFEVDGKTTMVAPLDGFYISPNAGINEMRIAYVLNCDKLREAVKILGLGIEAYTRRMA